The genomic region TTTTGGCCTTGCCAAATAGCGGCATGGAGGCAAATTTGCTTTTGGCCACGCGGTCATTCCAGTCCTTGCTCCCTTTTTGAAAGGAACTATAGCGAATGCCGTTCATGTGGATGTCGGACTGTTGCTCAGAAATGCGGACCTGCAATTGGTTCCATTCATTGGCGGGACGGGTGGCGTCGGGGACCTTGCCGGTCGCCCAATCGCGGTCGGCTCCGTACAGTTGATAAAGCCAGCCTGCTTTTTGCGGATCATGACCGTCCACATTGTCCTGAATTTGAATCTCGGGGCCGGTCATCCAGGGAGTATCCGCTTCCTCGGTGGAATGAAACATCAGGCCGCTATTGCCGCCGGGAGAGATTTTGTACTCTAGCGACAATTCAAAGTTATCGTATTGATCAACCGTGACGATATCGCCGCCGCCAGCCTTGGTCAGGGTCAGCTCGCCATCCGCGACCTGCCAGGCGTCGTTCAGTTTGTCACTTTTAAAGTTGCGCCATCCCGATGTGGTTTTACCATCGAACAGCAACTTCCAACCGGTTAGCTTTTCGGATTCGCTCAGGGTGTTGGCCGTGGCGGTCGCGGGGTGTTCCGCGCGGGCAAAACCCGTCCAGCCCAACCCGCAAAGCATTAACGCCAACAACAAGGCAGAACCGTGGCGGACAACGCGTGGCATGGATGCAGTCTCCCAAAAAAATGCGATTGGCGGGGGGTGTCCCCGGCGGAAGTTAAAATTAAGGCTAAAATTCTGACAATAATGTAACACAGTGAACCGGGCAGGGAAAGCAAGCGGGAAAGCTGGGGAGCAAGGAGGTGGCATTTGCCCCGCTATTTCCTCCAAATTATTTTTCACCGGTTTAACGCCACGGCATGATTTACTCGCGTACCCAGAGATGCCGTAAGTTTAAGCGCGGGGAGAGTTTTTGTACTAATCGGGCCTGGTAACCCAGCAGGTTTTTGATTTGCGGTTCGGTGGCAAAGAATTGCGCGTGGAGATCGGCGGGCTCCCCCGCGGGAGTCAAAAATTCCGCCGTGGCGGCATGGAGCCGCAGACGGTTGCGCATGTCAAACGTCCCTCCGATCCAAAGGGTGGTATTATCCTTTGTAAAGATCCGATAGACCCCCGCGGTCGTGGGAATGGCAGCGGTGATAGTCGGGGACGTCGCTATCTCCGCCAGGGGAATCCCCCCCCGCAATAGACCCGGCGATAACACCAAGGCTTGCAGGCGGGCCAGCTTGGAAATTTTACGCAGTTTGATCGCCCCCCACCGCAGCGCGAGCGCGGCCGCCCGGGGCGCATAGCGCTGCCCCAGCGCGTCAAATTCCGCCGCTAGCACGGGGTCGCACAAGATGTCCTCGATAGCCAGGCGGGGCTGGTTTTCGGTCAGCAATTGCCAGGCAATCTCGCTGGCGTGCCAGCTATTGTCGCATGTTTTCCAAGCGATGTCCGATCGCTCGCGCGCGGGATAATCCACCAGTCGCTTAGCTTTGCGCAGCCGTAAAAGGGCTTTATTCCAGGAGCGGGCGTCACCAGCCAAACCTAACTTGTCACACGCCGCCAAAAATGCGGCGTTGAGCGCGGCATCGGCAATTAGCCGGTCAACCGAATGTCCCCCATAGCTTTGTGCAAATGCCTCCAGCAGCCCCCGCTCCCAGCTTTCCGTAAATTCCACTCCCTGCATCCGCTCGGCCACGTCCGCCGTGGGAAAGTACGCCTGGTCCCGGTACTTCTTTAGTCCCGGCTGTTTCTCCAAGGTCGCGGGGGCGCTCATCTTTGGCTCGGCATCGCCGTCCAGCGGCTCGCCCAATTTCGTCTGCAACAGACGCTGGAGGGCATGCTTGATGTAGTCGGACGAAATGTCGTAGCCTAAATAATGGCGGCGGAGTTTTTTTGCGGTAACCAGAGTGGTGCCGCTGCCGCTAAAGGGGTCCAGGACCAGATCCCCTATTTGGCTGCAAACGCGTATGATGCGTCCCAGCAGTTGTTCGGGCATTTGGCAACCGTGAAATCCCTCGCGCTGTTTATGAGTCCCCGCGATGCGGGGAAAATACCAGCTATCCTCGTGTGGCTCAAAGCCATCCGTCAGATCCTGGGGGCGCAGAATCCAGGTGTCGTCGGGCAGGCGACCCTGGGGATTGCCACGGGCGTCGTTGTAAACCAGTTGCCGGGCCGAAGGGATGCGATTTTCCAGCTCTTCGGCTAAGAATGTGAAATTATCGGGATCTTTCACAAAATGAAAAAGGTGTGCGTGCGAGCGGGTGAATTTTCGCTTGCAATTGACGCCAAAGGTGTAGTACCACACCACCCAACTGCGGCAGGCGAAGCCGATTTCCTGGCTGATCAGCTTGAGTTCCGCCGCGTACTCGTCGCCGATCGCCAGCCAAAAAGTACCCGTCGGTTTAAGCGCGTGATGCACGGCGGCAATCCACCGCCGCGACCAGTCCAGATAGGCGGCGTGTTCCTGGCGATCCTGATAAACGTCGTAATCATAGCCGATGTTGAACGGCGGATCCGCAAAGGCCAGGTCCACGCTTCCCGCGGGAAGCGCTTGCAGCCCGGCAATACAATCTTGATTCAGCAAGCGATCCAGTGGAAAATTAGCTGGCCGGGATTTTTGCCCCGGGGCTAAATATTGGGATGGATTGTCGCTAGCCGAGGATTTTTTTAGTAAGGTCACGGAAGGATCGCTATCGTTGAGAGTAGGCATGGCATCCAAATTTCTCGCGCCCGGCAAGCTTTCATTGTTTCTTTGGTCAATTGGCTCTCGGCTGGGTGTCACATGGGAAATGGCGGTCCCCGCGGTCAGAGATAGATGCAGTTGACTCTTTGTCATGGCGGCCTCATCTCTACGAAGCCAGCGGCTCCCCACGGAGACTACCTGCTTTGTAGGATCACACACTCAAACGGTCCGGGCCGGGACGTCTGTAACACGCGGGAAGTGTTTTGTGGCTTTTCAACAAAAACACTCCTAGGCAAATCCTAACATACTGGCTAAATTAAAAAATGTCCCAAGAGTTAAAAACTTGGTCTCGTGCAACGGGGCAAAGTTTTTTTATCACGATGGATTGTTGCAATAGACTGATCGCCGGTGGTTTCTATTGGCGATTTGTCGGCGTGGCATTAAAGCACTAGCAGCACTTCAGCACTAGCATGGGACACCTCCTTGATTGGTCGAGCTCACAAGGAAGTGAACTCGACCATTTTATTTTAACGTCTATTCCTAGTTTAGTGGAAAGCTTGTTGATTACCGTTCTCATCCG from Pirellulales bacterium harbors:
- a CDS encoding DNA methyltransferase, with translation MTKSQLHLSLTAGTAISHVTPSREPIDQRNNESLPGARNLDAMPTLNDSDPSVTLLKKSSASDNPSQYLAPGQKSRPANFPLDRLLNQDCIAGLQALPAGSVDLAFADPPFNIGYDYDVYQDRQEHAAYLDWSRRWIAAVHHALKPTGTFWLAIGDEYAAELKLISQEIGFACRSWVVWYYTFGVNCKRKFTRSHAHLFHFVKDPDNFTFLAEELENRIPSARQLVYNDARGNPQGRLPDDTWILRPQDLTDGFEPHEDSWYFPRIAGTHKQREGFHGCQMPEQLLGRIIRVCSQIGDLVLDPFSGSGTTLVTAKKLRRHYLGYDISSDYIKHALQRLLQTKLGEPLDGDAEPKMSAPATLEKQPGLKKYRDQAYFPTADVAERMQGVEFTESWERGLLEAFAQSYGGHSVDRLIADAALNAAFLAACDKLGLAGDARSWNKALLRLRKAKRLVDYPARERSDIAWKTCDNSWHASEIAWQLLTENQPRLAIEDILCDPVLAAEFDALGQRYAPRAAALALRWGAIKLRKISKLARLQALVLSPGLLRGGIPLAEIATSPTITAAIPTTAGVYRIFTKDNTTLWIGGTFDMRNRLRLHAATAEFLTPAGEPADLHAQFFATEPQIKNLLGYQARLVQKLSPRLNLRHLWVRE